The genomic window TCGGAAAAGCGTCGAATGCGGCAGCACACAGCTGTTTGGCTGCATAGTTGCTAAGTGATATCCCTGTAGAAAGCATGCTCTAGAATGTAAGGAGACTGGAGTTTACGACTCAAacgatttttaatgttattaacgtTAGGCctattatgtacatacatatacatgtgtaAGCGCAGCGTGATCGAGTGAgagttatacatataaatatattttccccTCCTTTATCAACGTGTCCAACCGTGCATACGTCGATTAACAATCGTACCTGTAAATAAAGCCATCGGAGAGTAAATCACTCTCTACATACGCTGAAGTCCTGTAATCCTACATTAAATCTCTATACATATTTAATGTCTGCCTGCATTTTGACCTTATTATTTTGTAAGTGGAGAATCCGATTAGCCTATCGGATTATAAGAGcagaataaaaattcttgactaaaatttttcttagaactttttacataattttttaaaacttttatacaaacttcaaaattttgtacaattcctgtataattttttagagaatttcaacttctcaaactttttatacaaattggaacacttttcagaaGTATTAATGAAGTCTATATTCTTTAGAATTCTGTAtgtaaatattctatatataaattttaaaatatttgaaatgtaaaatttgaaagtttgaatattttataaaaaaatgttcataaatttaaaatataaaattttttatatataatatgagaATTTGTCCACTATGGTTAtcgtacttaaaaaattaaggcAGTAAGAGTTGAGcttaagttataaatttatacgtattatacaataaatcttgtttttatttataatagtttacaTCGAAAGAATAAAtggtttttttcaataaaacttattgAACAATggtaagtaaaatttattaatatgtgaataaataaaaatattctttgcaacGTATATAAGTAAATAGTGCAGCAAAAAGCCTCTATAATTCGAAAAGctttggtaaaaaattttttgatctttcttttacctttgattcttttacaattaactGATTTGACTCATATTTTGCTTTGCAGTGGCAGTAAAAAATGTGGTTTGCGATAGTTGAAGTAATTTCTGACAGTCAAAAAGTTTCTTCAAGATTCAGGTAAGAAAAGtaagattctttttgaaaactttaaatgtaTGATGTCCagttaaatgtatttgaaaccatTTGCGTCTATTTTTGTTAGTTAGTTTTCAGGTTATTGGTACCCGCCTCTTGAGAGAAAGCACAGGGGCGATACGACCATTCCGTACAAAGCTCAAAGATAACAAATTTTCCTTTATGATCTGTGAAAACACAGAGACGTTGTCCCGGCAGCTGATTGTGATGCAATCGGcggattcaaaaatatttcctgTAACGGACAAACACGTTTGTACACGCTTGATGCCCCAAACGGACTGTGTCCATTTTTGCTGTGAAATGCCTATTTTTGTGATCTTAATCATGAACGCAATAATGAACAGAGTTAACGCCGGGGCTATTCGACGGGtatgttccgaaattcactgtaAGTACTGAAAGTCTATAGTTTACGTCACGTATACTATAgcttttcagtactggcagtgaatttcagaACGCAGCCGAAATACCGCATGGCGTTGGGGCTATTCGCATCACCGACAGTGTAGCAGTACCCAACCTAAAAGTGTTAATATACACGTGTTGAAATACGTGAAGCATTTAATGCTGAAAAGAACGGTCTTCCTCACCGATTTAgctcaaattttgtaacattgtgtattttggtacgtagaatatgaatatgaaagaaaaaattgtcgCTCTCAATTAaacaggtaaaaagttataaagcgttaaagaatAGGGTTAGGCAATCTGTCACATTGATGACATAAAAGGACGTGAGAACGTGCAAATGAGAATATTATactgtttttctgtttttttttattataatcgcaCGTTTTCTTGTTGCtctatgccatcggtgtgacagatttcctaacacCACaagtatcaataatttttaatgtttgataatattttaccTGCTTGAggcgacgtttttttttcatattcatgttctatgtaccaaaatacacaattaaTACTCAACAGATGTAATTACGCGAAATATGAATGACAAATGATTTGTAACTTGAACatgataaaaattgttatagttTACTGTAATTTGATTATGgtgacaataaaaattttttacatatctttGCAAGACGAAAATGGTGCGGCATTATATACGGAAAAAAAACACAACAGTTAGAGAAGAAAGTATAAAGCAGGCCattgttgaagtaaaacaaGGACGAATGACGATAAGGCAGGCTGCGGATTACTTCCAAGTGCCTTCCTCAACGGTGTACCGTCAGTGCAAGAATATGGCAGATGAAAACATTACTGCAGAAAATGTTTCTGTTGCACGACCAGGACATAAACCggtaatttaatgttattttattttacttgttttttgttattgtaataaataatttacaaaaatttatatataaaaataaaaatatttttcatgtaatatttattaaaaggcAATAAAAAAGGCAATAAATCGTctgaaatagaaaacaaaacagaaataaattaaaaattattaacaaatactacaaaacaataaaactataaaaaatatttattattttattacttttatttttctttacacggtattattgttaaaagaaatttttttattcagattttCAATGCGGCACACGagcagaatttaatgaattACATTCAGAAAGCATCGGATATTTATTTCGGTCTATCGCCGAAGGAGATACGAAAATTGGCATTTGAATATTCACAACGACATCAATTGCCAGTACCAAAAAGTTGGATGGATACTAAAATGGCCGGAGAAGATTGGTTGGAAAAATTTACGACACGTCATCCACGTTTGTCCATTAGAAAACGACCTACGAGACTCGCCCGTGCCACAAGTTTCAATCGCACAACAGTAGGAGCATTTTTCACCCTACTTAAGTCTGTGTACAATCGTTTAAACCTAGTTCCTCGTTTAATATGGGACATGAACGAAATGGGAGTTACCACTGTTCAGAGACCTCAAAGAGTCGTCAGCCGGCGCGATTTCCAACAAATTGGGCGCATTACTCCTGCCGAGCGTGGTCTATTCGTTACCCTGACAGTGACGATATCGGCTCAAGGAGATGTCCTGCCACCCTTTTTCATCTTTCCGGGACTCCATTTCAAATCACACTTCTTGACCGGTGCCCCAACTGGAAGCGATGGTGCAGTCCACCCAAGTGGTTGGATGACCGCGgacatatttttgcaatttcttcAGCATTTCCAGAGAAACGTGCGTGCTTCGGCAGACAATCCAGTGCTCCTTCTACTGAATAACCAGGAATTCTATCTGTCCATCGAAGGATTGGAATTCTGTAAAGAGCATTTCATAACACTTCTTTCTTTACCACCGTACACCACGCATAAGTTACAGCCTCTTGATCGTAGCGTGTTTGGTCCGCTGAAAAAAGCGATCAATACTCATTGCGACCTCTGGATAACGAACAATCCAGGAAAAAAGATGTCCGTACAAAATATACCGACTATTATTAATTCAGCGTTACCATTAGCGGCCACGAGCACAAATATCAAAGAGGGATTTAGTTGTACTGGAATATCGCCATTAAATCCAGACGTGTTTCAAGATAATGATTTCAGCCAGGTAACCGATTGTCCTAATCTCAATGATGCTGTAGACACGAGCTCTCATCAAGGTGAAGAAATTCCACTAACAAGTAACGCTAGTAACTCAAGGGATTCATTTTCAATCGACATTAAAGACGAAATTTTAACCGACGATTTTAATGATGAGAGAACTTGCAATGACAAAGATCAAGATATGGATGAATCGCTTCAGTCAATTAGACAATTTCCTAAAGCTCCCACGAGAAAAGCGTCACAGAGAGGACGTAAAAGACAGTCATCAGAAATGTTGGCAGGACGTTATGAATTTATTTCCTGTGGAATAAGCATAAagccgagaaaaaaaatttagcgaaaaagattaaaataaatgtgatgTTTAATAATACAGTAGAAAAAGATtcgtttttgtaattaataatcatttaaaataatttgaaagataatgtttagtttcttcttttattttcaatttttttattcaatttttttatttgggcTTTATAAAAAACACAAGTATTTAACGAGAcagaattaaaaacattttttttgtttatttataaatgttatatatggaagataattttattttcgttagtcgatagaaataaacattttattctcacttaGCTTTTATATCACTATGTCCATAAGTAgaagaatacaaaataaaataagttataaaaaataatttgtgagaaataaaataagttaagtgggccttatttggcTGAGATATCTTAATAATTGAAGAGAGTCAAAGAGGatcttgtttaataatatttttgggtgaattttacaatttccaattcATGCAAATTATGCACCGATtatttgattttgaaatatGAAGCTGCCTTAAATTGAAGCTGCAATAGTTcgtaatatcacaaataaaattgaccagcaatttattaatactgatGCTAATTAACATCTCATAATATTGTAAAGTTACTAATTTGTGCATGAGCAACTAAACTTATCCTttcatgttatataattatcgTAACTTTTCgtgtaattgtatttaatataattgtactaTGTGTGATGATGATTTTTACTACGCTGCTTCGACGATTCGTCAGGCAATGGCGAGATTTCACAAATAAAGGGCAGCGATGTATGGCAAGGCATCACTTGCCAGAAGGGCGGCGAGCTTTTGGCAGATGGATTTGCGAGGACGGCACACCCCTTCGAATGCGACGGTTGTCCTTCGCCCCATGCTCGATAGTCGAAGCAAGATAAGGGTTCGCCTAAAGAAAATTATGCATCTAAATCACGTACTTCTGAATTTTCTGCTGCAAAGCTTCTGGGCGTGACTTAAAAGATACAAACAAGGCAAACATGAACGGTGGTTACGTATTACCAAATTCGTTCTTCCAGATTCTCTCCTTGCTTTCGCTGCTGAGACCAATAAATCTGGAAATATTATGCGACACAAATTTGCCGAGGCCTTCCGTGCGCTCCTCACTTATCACATGCGCGAGAGATCCGTTTCGTTTCTGGCAAAAGTTTCGTGCATCAGTGTAATTTAAGTGCTCGAACGAGAACAAAAATATTCCCGCTTTAGGAAGACACTGCATCGTAGCATTCGCTAAAAACAATCTTCTATAATTAACATgtcaagaaaatttataattgcaaattcatAAAACAAGACGCTTTGTAATACAGGACAAATAGTATCaaatattagtattaaattaaaacattagtattaaactaatatattctatttaacaattatattgttatatatataagaaagaaattatatttttgccgATACATTAAACAatgacaattatttaatttaaaaaaaaaattgacaatcttaaattttgtcaaaaaaatatatattatatttttattttaatattataataattatttaaagagcacaataatttaatgttttggTAAGCAtagtgttaaaaaattgtaggtTAAGGATATATATTGGTATTCTgtgtttgatttgtaaaattattattaaacgtatttttcttaataaaataaaaaaaaatctttatataagCAATTATGTTATCCCGCCTAACACTATGCAATCTCACTTCAATATTTAGCATTTCGATtataaagatattctcaaatgttttttttttccagtgtaCGTAATATTTGATACTTTATGTGCTAATGTACAAGTTCCTACGTAGGATCCAGTACTGGATCTTTACACGAGTTTTGATGTGAGTAATCGAAATTACCAGGCAGAGTTACAATGGGATACATGCTGTAATATGTGCAATCTGTCTCAGGCACGAGGGTAGTCATGTTATAATCTTCGGGGCATTCAAGAGCTTGACACGAATTTTCTCGTTTATCTGCGCGTAAAGAAACATTGTAAGCTAAGTATATACACTGGggaaatttatatgaaatatgcGCTGAGTTAATCACGCTAATTGAACTGGGCTAATAATTACATCGCGTTTTATAACACTATTGCAACTCGCGTTATGTTTCACCATAATTAAGAGTAGATCTATCGcgtgaaattatcataattacacATTGCAATTACGTTTAATTGCTTGCCATTCACATACCGGTATAGTTTCTTgcggaaataaaattgaaggcGAGAGCTCTCTTCGATGCGGCGAATTCTTCACATTTGTTCACGCTGGAGACCATTCTTCGCGATATAATTGGTTGACCCGAACATGAATTAATCTTTATTAGATTGTATGGTGGCAACTTGTGACGATTGATTAGACAACAACGATCGCAGATACCTAAATACGCGACGtatgtaataaataagaaaaatattaaattaaaacttaacatttttcgtaaatatttcGTCTTCAGATTTTATTAGGAGATATAcgattaattattcaaaagcaCTGTAGATACACTGCAACTCACATGATGAGcgttgtgtatttttttttctgataatgGAAATGCAAATGTTACGTATTTCCGACTTAGGAAGTATACATCATTCGGACAAGATAATTGTGCAATTACGAGAGCATTGAAATTGTGTATACACAGTGAAAGATAAAACTCGAATatcacaatttaatattactgattTCTATTTTAGATATTTGTGAAGATGTTTTGAAGAAATCTTTTAGAAATTTGAAAGACATTTTATGTGacaaatatcgtaaaaatatctttaataagatatcttttagatatCCATAAGACATCGATATTTTCTGGATCATTacctatttaaaatataacaatgtgttataaaatataatttttaataaaaaaataataatatagagaaaGGAAGGAGCTagtggaataccattttgtttttaaaatagctgagtaaatattaacgcgatacAATTCTTATTAACATTATTAGCTATAGAGTTCTATTACCCTATAGGTAGAAGTTCATcggatatacatataaaagaaatgtaatttacatttactggaaaaggaaaaaaagggatGGGTTTGTGAAATAGCAGAAAAGGTCAAggaatactaataaaaaaaatatattaaaaataatatcaaaaattatattaaaaaatttaaaaaaaatttgttagcttacttttttaatttacgtttgtagtaatatttttttatatagttagGCTGATCAAGCATTATTCTCCTTTTtttcatgtgttaaggcattCCTGGCATCTAGtatatagtcgtgagctaaaaggtagcaacacatttttttttatggtaaatGGTTTGATGCtcaattggttggatccacaggcaagaaccaatgacgttcgcggtttaatgagcaagtctacatttcaaaaacaatcgaaaaaaatgtgttgcaaccttttagctcacgactatacattgcatcgatactcgatttctcgaaatttattgttgtcgctttttcGATGTGCTGATTGCTTCTCATTCAGCTTACTTCGTGAACGGTTGTCATCGCAGAGATTGCGTTTTTTGACCATGTTTAATGAgagattaataatgtaatattaattcaatttgtaattggtatgaaattatgtaatattagaaGCTTTGTAACGCGCGTCTGTTTTGTCTAAAAAACGaggatttaaaaataagattatttttagtTGTATTATGtccaagatatttttattaatatgtatattatatacatcacttaaaatatctataaaaggCGTGGTGCAccataaaaataacttttatatcgaaatttataattctatatcaGTACAGTTTGATGATTTCTTCTATAATTTCTTCTCCTGTATATCTGGCCTTTTGTGTGTGCCATCGCAGAAGGGTCGGTTTGATGTCTGTTTACAGTTGCACAGCCAGTATTCCTTAGTTTCCGTAACAGTAAAACGTATGGGTCTGAGCTTTATCTTAAGGAAAATGTCTTTGTGCGTGCCATCGCAGAACGGTTGATTCTTACTTCGTCCACAGAGGCACCAAGAATAATTCTTGCCAGCTTCGAGATGTATCCTGAATGGTTTCTTATCATATATCACTCCAGTTCCGGTTTGACTGTTGGCACTGTATATATCTTTCAAAGGATTTACAGGTATCGGTGGACCGTCGGTTTTTGAGGAAAAGTAAAAAACCTGGAAAATGTAAACAAAGCATCAAGTTGAGAttggagaaaattttattttattttttctagaatAAATTTATGCAAGTACTAAATTGTTAAACAATAGATTTTAACGAGATCGTCATAATTTgacaatattattgtttaatacatacaaaaattaGTTCAGGTTTAGGTTAAGGAGAAGCGAGGTTAGaggttacataaataaaaagttcATTATAAACGACTTACATTTTTATGACGGACTGTGCTTAGAGGAGCAAGTCGTGAAAATCGATTTAGTATGCTCATTTCGTTGAATTACGTCAATCACGTTTGAGCGTAGTAACAAATCGCGCAACAAATCAAAAACaacaattacaataaatgcAAACAATAATGAGAAGCAATCGAGAAGTGAGAACAAACACATGAAGTAAATGCCAACTAGAGAGAAGACTCTGGTGCTAACCAGTGCCAACTGCTGATCGAAGCTACGTATTTCGTATTCTCATTGCTCTGTTTGGTTGTGCCCTCTCAATGAATATCGTTGAAAACACTATGTGATTCACATTGCTCACAAGTTACTCAGCAAGAAAAGAAGAATATCGACGTTATCGACTTTAAAAactattagaaaaattgttttttatttaggaAAAATGTTaagttcgatattttttatatgcttatcgtaaatatgttttctttttttaaaaagacttGTTTAAgataatgaataaactataatGAAGTTTATCATTGGAAAGGCATCATACCGGGAAGAAACGCGCATTTTTCCCATTCCCTTTAGCACACATCTCGATAGCCCGCAATTATATGCATTATTGAGAAGAAGATTATTAAAAAGACTACATTGTTATCATCGAGAACGAGACGTTGCAATATAATTGAGAGATCAAATAATCCCACAGAAAGCGGACGAAGTTTGATCGAAATTATATGAAACGTCTCATTCGAAGATGATAGTCTTCCGTTATATCAATCCAAACTATCAAAAGTACAATAATTTCAACTTAACTCGATCATCATTAATGAAAACAACAATGTCCAAAACCTCTATCCGCAatcacaatattataatttattcttctttGTCTTCTCATCTAATCCTTATTGAAGGTTGTTATAATGCACATATGAATTAATTCGCCTTATTGTAAGTACATTATTCTATTTCGTAGGTGCTACACTATCTGTGGTTTAACACGTAAACTCATCGACTGTGTTTTATAGCAACACAAGTTTAATATTACTAACATTTCTAATATTATGATTGCAGACAAAagtttgtacattatttttttcatttataatcatcaattatgaaattattgcacTTTAGATTGCCATAataatgtttgaaattttaattttacattaaagatAACTCAAATAGTAGATCAAAACatctataaacaaattattatagcGGCTTACACATGTCGGAGCAGCCCAAGATTGACTGCGTTCGGAAAGTATACTGTTAGTGCTATTTCTATGTCGGTCATTAAACGTAAAGTAAGGATAAAATGACGCGCTGATAATACGTTTTGCGCAGCAATAAGATACTGTGTCGGAATATTCCTATCCGATCACGCGATCAGCGCTTGATCTGTTGAATAAGGTGAGGGTAATAGGAAAgtataacgataaaagtaacaaCTAAACTCATTACCGTTACTATAAGAATGTAACAACGTTACCATtgaaaacagaaaaaagtaacTTCCCAACCTTGGCAGCATGCATGTCCAAAATCTGAATGTAAGATAACTTAAAGATGTCTTTCAGCATGACATAGCTATAAGAGGCATTTTTGATTGCTTTCGGTTTTGCAAATCGGAGGCATCCATTTTCTCTTTCCCCTTGAAAATCGTTGGAAATTCTCATCTCGAAATTAATCTCACTGCTTAGATTGGTTGAAGATTGATTCAAGCTCACTATGCTAGCTCGTATCTCAGATTTGCAAAGCTGAATGcaatttaaatagtttttaaaatgtctTGATTTTACACATTGTGCTCTCTGTGAAATAACATTTagcaagatttttttacattaaaataatgttttacgttaaaatattcagttcttttaataattcttgcaatctataagtaaaaaaaaaggtgtaaataatttttaataataaaaagatttaattatgtGAGTCAATTTTTACTTAGAGTAGtattaatgttaaaagaatATGAGTATTCCAGGATTcaagtacttttttttatattatgaaatattacaagcatttatgaaaatttttttaccggaGATACCATTGATTTTCAATACTGACAGTGAACATTGGAATGCAGCATTGACCATTCTAGTGTTTTAAGTAAcgttattcattaattttgccAACTAATATTTAATCGCTTtgatttaagaataaaaataataaaaatttatttaatataaatttcttttcattgtaaaatttttaattaaaaattgatcagTAGTTTTGTAACTACTGAACAAAAATTCTTGAGTCTTTTAAGAAACTAACAAactaatattttagttttagtattaattttattgtacgcATATGTACATGAGTTCACATACTGATCTGTCAATCTCTAACTTGTTTCGTGACACTTACAATCTTTGCTGGAACTATAATATTCGATTACGAGCATGCAAGTAGCTTTTGATGTAAATTGGCCGATTAGAAACGTCGTCGCGTCCCATTCACTTTCGCTGACGAAAGCGAGGAGGACAAGAGCCTGTAAGAAGCGacaagtaaaagaaaaaagcaaTATCTTTGCGACCGCATTATAAAATCGTGCATCGCGCGGAGATCGCGTGTCTCACGTAAATGCAATTAGAGACAAATACCTAATCCAATCGAACGGCAATAAAACTCATGGGGTTGCGATATGGATTCCAACTTGTTATTATCTTAAGTGGCACAATGAACGAACCAACATTCATACCCGCGTAAAAGGAGAATAAAtgtaacgtaataaaaattaaatgagtaACACGCAAAAAGTTGTGCGTGAAGCACAGAAACAACATTCGTCTATGTAGATGGACAAAGATGGAAGTGCTAGCTTGCATTTTATGAATGTACCGTCGTGAGACACATTTGCGAGGGTAATTGACGTTCACGACACCGTGAAGACGTAAGTGGAGCGAACACCAGAGTTATCCCTCCGAGATTCATGCGCTTATCGATTAGAAAGCCGATAAATGTGTGTAACAAGCGATAAGTAGTGGAAAAACACTAATGAGGATTAATCGacttaattactaaaatattccATTTGAAGAATTAACATACTTGGTTTTGTTtgattgaatatatttttattgggTTTCTCCTGACGATGGCTTTTAATTTAGTCTTGGAGTGTTACAGcagattgatttttttacaagttcAAAGTTTAGAACAgtttttatgtgttttaaagttttgataatttagagtaacatttaataagattttgttgACACGTAGTATTTTAGTTCAGTTATTCTAACATCTTGCATCCTATAAGAtagaaagaaaatgtaaaaaaattattaattttgtgattgaatttttctcaaatatagtgttaatgtaaaaaaatatgagttAACTTCCAGAGTTTGTGTTGATGAAtgtgttgataaaaaaaatcggtcATAAGGATAAGATTGTTGTTGTTAAGCATGTTGCACTTCTCTCCAGTATCAATCTTAATCCTTAAATATCAACActtattatatgatttttgtGTTTACATATTATTAGCGGTACGTTGCACGTAAAGCGTGCAATACAAGTAGCGGATCGAGTGGTGAGTCTCTTTAAAGATCGCTTAATCCTATTTGGGACCTACTTTTAAAACGTGCGGGAGAGAAAGTAAGAGGAGCTGCCGATGGAGTGACGGCGGTCGCGTGCTTGAGAAAGTAAAGTCCCTTTCGCGCATAGAGATGTATACTTGCGTATAAAGTTGCGCCGATATACGTGGCTGTGTGTATATCATACGTACTGTGTGTATATGTCCGCCAAGCTGATGTATATGGGTCGCGAAAGGAAGTTAGTGTGACTAGCAATGCATAAAAGCTTCATCTCAATTTCCCTCATCTcatgttcaaattttttttaattcta from Solenopsis invicta isolate M01_SB chromosome 2, UNIL_Sinv_3.0, whole genome shotgun sequence includes these protein-coding regions:
- the LOC105196784 gene encoding uncharacterized protein LOC105196784 translates to MVRHYIRKKNTTVREESIKQAIVEVKQGRMTIRQAADYFQVPSSTVYRQCKNMADENITAENVSVARPGHKPIFNAAHEQNLMNYIQKASDIYFGLSPKEIRKLAFEYSQRHQLPVPKSWMDTKMAGEDWLEKFTTRHPRLSIRKRPTRLARATSFNRTTVGAFFTLLKSVYNRLNLVPRLIWDMNEMGVTTVQRPQRVVSRRDFQQIGRITPAERGLFVTLTVTISAQGDVLPPFFIFPGLHFKSHFLTGAPTGSDGAVHPSGWMTADIFLQFLQHFQRNVRASADNPVLLLLNNQEFYLSIEGLEFCKEHFITLLSLPPYTTHKLQPLDRSVFGPLKKAINTHCDLWITNNPGKKMSVQNIPTIINSALPLAATSTNIKEGFSCTGISPLNPDVFQDNDFSQVTDCPNLNDAVDTSSHQGEEIPLTSNASNSRDSFSIDIKDEILTDDFNDERTCNDKDQDMDESLQSIRQFPKAPTRKASQRGRKRQSSEMLAGRYEFISCGISIKPRKKI
- the LOC105196783 gene encoding uncharacterized protein LOC105196783, producing MLSFNLIFFLFITYVAYLGICDRCCLINRHKLPPYNLIKINSCSGQPIISRRMVSSVNKCEEFAASKRALAFNFISARNYTDKRENSCQALECPEDYNMTTLVPETDCTYYSMYPIVTLPANATMQCLPKAGIFLFSFEHLNYTDARNFCQKRNGSLAHVISEERTEGLGKFVSHNISRFIGLSSESKERIWKNEFGEPLSCFDYRAWGEGQPSHSKGCAVLANPSAKSSPPFWQVMPCHTSLPFICEISPLPDESSKQRSKNHHHT
- the LOC105196782 gene encoding CDGSH iron-sulfur domain-containing protein 3, mitochondrial, producing the protein MSILNRFSRLAPLSTVRHKNVFYFSSKTDGPPIPVNPLKDIYSANSQTGTGVIYDKKPFRIHLEAGKNYSWCLCGRSKNQPFCDGTHKDIFLKIKLRPIRFTVTETKEYWLCNCKQTSNRPFCDGTHKRPDIQEKKL